A genomic window from Gossypium hirsutum isolate 1008001.06 chromosome D12, Gossypium_hirsutum_v2.1, whole genome shotgun sequence includes:
- the LOC107945784 gene encoding LOW QUALITY PROTEIN: peptidyl-prolyl cis-trans isomerase E (The sequence of the model RefSeq protein was modified relative to this genomic sequence to represent the inferred CDS: inserted 1 base in 1 codon), translating into MAQQAVQKNTLYXGGLAEEVNETILHAAFIPFGDIKDVKTPLDQATQKHRSFGFVTFLEKEDAAAAMDNMDGAELYGRVLTVNYALPERIKGGEQGWAAQPIWADADTWFERQQQEEEMQRIQAENQAAMRAAEELHRKKMAEERQGEKEDETEMKDDPMARAEAEVSKQNN; encoded by the exons ATGGCACAGCAAGCAGTGCAGAAGAACACGTTGT GTGGAGGACTAGCAGAGGAAGTGAATGAAACAATCCTCCATGCAGCTTTCATCCCCTTTGGAGACATAAAGGACGTCAAGACTCCATTAGATCAGGCCACTCAAAAGCACCGCTCCTTTGGCTTCGTTACCTTCTTGGAGAAAGAGGATGCTGCTGCTGCCATGGACAACATGGATGGGGCTGAGCTCTATGGTCGAGTTCTCACTGTCAACTACGCCCTCCCTGAGCGGATCAAGGGTGGTGAGCAGGGCTGGGCTGCTCAACCCA TTTGGGCTGATGCTGACACATGGTTTGAGCGGCAGCAACAAGAAGAAGAAATGCAGCGTATTCAGGCAGAGAACCAAGCAGCAATGCGTGCTGCGGAGGAGTTGCATAGGAAGAAAATGGCAGAAGAACGACAAGGGGAGAAAGAGGATGAAACAGAGATGAAGGATGATCCAATGGCAAGGGCTGAAGCTGAAGTTTCGAAACAGAATAACTAG